Part of the Chelmon rostratus isolate fCheRos1 chromosome 13, fCheRos1.pri, whole genome shotgun sequence genome is shown below.
AAGTTTGAGATTTAACAATTACTCtaagaaataaacacaatcaaacaGGATTTTATCTTAAATCGCTGGCCGACAACGCTGAAGGTTTAAGCAGACGATACCCTAATATGACAAACACCGAGATCAACGTCGACCAACGCTGTGAGAAACGTTTAACAGCGACTTCATTTAACCACGATGTAAACAATCACAGAACATTTAAAtcagttagctaacgttagacATACACATCACCCGGTTCCAATCTTTGGCACTTTACGCTTATTTCTAGCATGTTTGCTTTGGTGTAACTGTTAGCCGAATTAGCTTCTGTTAGCTTTTCACGCATAACGATACTGGCCAGCCAAATTATTAACTGTAAAAACAAGCACTCAACAAAACTTCACCGAACTCAGCTAGTTGGTAGCTAGGCGGCTTGCAGAGGAACTTACCGTGTGGATAATGGTAGTTTTTCCTGTGGCAAATGCTTTAGTTGCTAACGCTAGGTCGTGTATGAAGTGGACCACTGTAACTGTCTTACTACTACTAGCCCAACAGCGGCTAATATTAGCCGCTAGCTTCAACGCCTGAACAAATCTTTTTAGCTGCGCGCAAGTACTGCGATACGAAGAGGATATAGCAACCAGATACAGGTTGAATAAATTAGCTAGTCGAATAAAAAAACTGCTCCACCGCTTTGACGTTTGATTTCAGACTCTatttttacagtatatattaccACTCTGTGATCCACTAGCGACAGCAGAATTTCCATTGCTTTGGCACGTTCGGTATCCTTCTCCGCTCATTGATTGTGTCATAAGAAACGACTGTGTTGTTTCCATGTTCCAGGTCAATATTGCCACCCAGTGGCAACAAAGGCACGCTGCCATGATGGAGACTGCTTTCAAGGACATGTTCAAAAAGtcacacaaaaaatatttatttaagatTCAAACTGATTCCTATTTTACTGTGGTCCATTTGTCGTACCACCTCACAGACTCTCTGGTGGCCCTGAAATACGGAGCTACCTCAACATGTTTGGTGAATGAGTTCATAAAACTACTTgagatgtttgttgttttttttatatggtTAATTTAATACACCTCGAACAAATCAGTGCCATCTCTGCAAGGACAGCCCACACCTCTCTAGCCTTCATTCAAATTCAGCGTGATGAGAACATTTACTAGCCCACCCTCAGGCTACATCAACAGGTTGTAAGAATGCCAGTTTGAGTATGCATGAAGAGCCtttaaaacaacagcttttatttcagtctgcCTTTTTCAGCTTTCAAATAGCTTTTTGAAAGCTGACCCAATCTCCTGGATCATGTCCGACGTGGTGGTGGACCTGCCATGTCGCTGGAACGCTTGACTGTTACACTGTCTTGTAAGAGAACAGGCCCCAAATGCTGCAACCACTGATGGATTCACACTGGAAGAGGACAAAAACGACAGGTTAGGAACATATAATtgttatcaattaatctgtcgattattttctcgattaatcattttatctataaaatagcaaaaaattattaaaaccCCAccagtttcccagagcccaaggtgacatcttcaaatgtattgtttttttggaccatcagtccaaaatccagatattcagtttaccaCCATATTGgacaaagcagcaaatcctcataaaAGAAAGCCTGAAACTGCGCAATGTCTGACActttttgttgaattttattttctgctttaaaaatgtaaattaattgtttaatcAGCTTATTGTTTCAGATCAACAACagattaaaacattaaaaaagtgaCTAAATATTCACAAGATTACATACTGTAACTCAAGCATCCAATGGGTGCTGTGAAACTAGAAAATCCATCCTGGTTCAGATAACATTTCTACATTTGAGAATAATGTGCTAAAACATAACAAAGCACTGGTATGGTCCTTTAAACGTGATTTACACTAACAGCCAATCATGTCTTCACCTTCTCAACATTccagctgcagaggcagcatgGGCCCAGTGTGCCAAAACTCCCATAGATCCAGATAGGAGATCACCCTGTCCGCCACACCTCCTCCCACTGCCCTCAATGCTGCATGAGATGACTGAAAATAAGAAGACACAACATGAGACCACagtcacaaaagaaaaagagctcCAACGTTTTTCAGTTCATATCTGGGTAACaatttacacaaacagaaatagtCAAAGATGGACGGGAGAGGTCtcataaatattgtttttggGCTTGACACTAACCCTTGCTGCCATCTGTAATGAGATCCTGCTCTCCTTTTAGCACCACGGTGAGGTTGCCCATGGCTACACTGAGCTGCATGACGTTGCGCTGATGATCGCTGCTATCCATGGGCTCATGGTGCTGAGACAGAAGCACACAGACGAAACAATCACATTAACAAGCACAATTATTTGTTGTATATTTCACCAATTTGTGACTGACTGGACCCTGTCGAGAGACCCACCAGTGACTCGTACAGTCGGGTGAACTCCATGAAGTTGGGTGTAAGGATGCCCTTCTGGTACCCTTGAATGACAGATGGTTGCTGTGTAACTAGCCATAATCCGTCctgttgaaaacaaacacacacaagagcgcacacacacacacagacacactcagtGATTGTGCATAGCTTCGCTAATAAAATCCCATCTGTTCAACAGCTGGAACTTGAGACTTACTGCATCAATGACTATAGGGATATCTCTTGCTTTAGACTTCTCGATCACCTCCTAAAAGGGAGAGCAAAGTGTTATtcagagaaaatgtttaatcaaatggcatttttaaaaaaagctaagTGTTTTTAGCCACTGTAATGCTCTCTTTAGGCTGCACCAAACAGAATCTTTATGTACACATATAACCGATTCATCAGTCTAATCCACGTTGGGCTGCAGTTTAAACTGCACAGTAAAACTGCCCTGTTTATCTAAAAGTTATTCTAGTTCCAGGTGTTTCCATTTCTTTACCCACAAGGGACCAGTGGATTAAGGAGTCACCTAAGCAGCAGCGTACATGTTCTTCCTTTAGAGAAAGCTGGAATCACCAGTAAGAGatctttcatttctttgacaGTCTCACGAGTCTACAAGCCATGTTTTCTGGGacataaaattacattttcacagaTATTAGTCACAGGGAGCCACAAGGGAGCAGCTTGTATTCTAACCGACAACTGTTAAAACATGACTTTAGCTCAGTTCTGTGGCTCTGCGCAAGCAGCTGGCCTAAGAGACTGTTCTGAGTGTAAGGGAGAGTGAGTATATTCCACGTGCCTTCGCTGCTTTCAGTAACAAGTCTTCTCTCCCTAGACCTGGTCCCACCACAAGGCCGTGCAGTCTTGGGAGccatttttctatttcttccACTGCATTAGGACTgtcccttcacacacacacacacacacacacacacacacacacacacacacaaagatacatAAGTGTTAGATGTGTTCAAATTGTCATGCTATTATTTCTAAAAGCTTTTTGCTCTTTCATGCCTTGCACATAAAGATTTGTGGTTTTCATCAACAAAAAAGTCTTATGACTATCCAATTTTACCATTGtaacagtgcacacacacacacacacatgcacatacacacacatacggtgAAGACCAGTAGTTGAAAGGGATGGTGTGCACATGCCTCTGTAGATCATATTAATTGTATGGCCCTTGTACACCATTTGTCACACCTGGAAGAGAGCTTGTGTGGGTTACAGGTGGTGGGATATGGCATTCTCACTACACTGTTGCAGGGTTCTAGTAACGAGCACGCTGGCTCACTGGCATGGTTCAGTGAGAAACTTAAAAGAACTGAGCCATTGTCAACCAAATTTGTTTCCTCcatgcttttcctgctatggcAGATCAACAATGGCTCAGTAAAAGGACCCTGGAACTAGTTCACCCAAATGGAATGCAGTTTGTATGAGCTGCTTCTCTTGCTATGAGAGGCCAAAATGTCCTAAAGACCTACTCCGTCACATCTGGAGATACTGACCTGTAATTGTGGTTGTGGGTGGTGGGAACAATCCAGAGCAGAAAAAGCTACCATGAACTTACTTAGCAATTAAGCTAGCATCAGCATAACTGTGCATTACTGTGATTCTGCAAAAGAGGTGTTATGATCATCACAGTGCTCTCTGGTAGCATAATGGATGAGCAGTGGGCTGATGGCTTGTCAAAATATCTCTGCCAAAACATCTTGGCTTTTTGTCAGTGGCAGGCGCAGTGAGTGCACTGACCGAGGACTCCACAAACATATTGATTTTTCACTGAAGACGCTTTGTTGATTCTGACCCCAGAACCCACACTGAGAGGGCATGACAGGAATTCATAGTGGAAGCTTCCAGTTTACCTACAGCATAAGCTAAGATCGTTGCTTGCttacatacaaaaaacaaagagccTGTAGGTAATACGACAAGCCATAAAGCAATTATCCACTCATTTAATTACTGTGAGAAAGCACAATGCTGATCAGATCAACTTTCATACAGAAGTGGCAAACAAATTTAAAGCATTTCCCAAATCTGACCAGATACAGTATTATAAATCTGCTTACATGCCTAATGACTGTTTATGAAGGTTTACAACAACTCTTATAATGCATAAGTGTTAAAATATGCCTAAACAACACTACTTTTTTCCACTACAGTGTGAATTTCCTTATAGCCTTGTATTTGTGATTTGTTAGCACATAAAACACCCATACttaatgtcaacaaacacacagcattccTCTACAAATGATCGGATTGTTGTCTGCAATGAAAATCCAATGAAAGAACAGTTCTTCTTGATGGAGGAGAATCTGTACTTACAGAACAGGATGAACTATGAGCTCAGGGCTGTATGATTTGATTACAGTTGCAGCATCTTTGGTGCAGAACACATGAGACAGGTCGGCCCCCTGGAGACAAGAAAAAGGCACCGTCACTTCAGACTGGGTAACATTAGAGATAAATCTGTCAGGAGCACGGTCAGAATTACTGCTTACCACTTTCAGTGCTGAGATGGCAGCAAAGTACGGAGCTCCTGTATACCTTTAGAGGGTAAATGTGAAAGAA
Proteins encoded:
- the naxd gene encoding ATP-dependent (S)-NAD(P)H-hydrate dehydratase isoform X2 produces the protein MPQHAQMFAFCSVTVALSLVATWLCLSEKVFERYYNLGSASHRGMDDDVISLIKSIVPPLTSKKHKGQDGRIGIIGGCQEYTGAPYFAAISALKVGADLSHVFCTKDAATVIKSYSPELIVHPVLDSPNAVEEIEKWLPRLHGLVVGPGLGREDLLLKAAKEVIEKSKARDIPIVIDADGLWLVTQQPSVIQGYQKGILTPNFMEFTRLYESLHHEPMDSSDHQRNVMQLSVAMGNLTVVLKGEQDLITDGSKVISCSIEGSGRRCGGQGDLLSGSMGVLAHWAHAASAAGMLRSVNPSVVAAFGACSLTRQCNSQAFQRHGRSTTTSDMIQEIGSAFKKLFES
- the naxd gene encoding ATP-dependent (S)-NAD(P)H-hydrate dehydratase isoform X3 translates to MTRIVCARLSALKRGSILVFERYYNLGSASHRGMDDDVISLIKSIVPPLTSKKHKGQDGRIGIIGGCQEYTGAPYFAAISALKVGADLSHVFCTKDAATVIKSYSPELIVHPVLDSPNAVEEIEKWLPRLHGLVVGPGLGREDLLLKAAKEVIEKSKARDIPIVIDADGLWLVTQQPSVIQGYQKGILTPNFMEFTRLYESLHHEPMDSSDHQRNVMQLSVAMGNLTVVLKGEQDLITDGSKVISCSIEGSGRRCGGQGDLLSGSMGVLAHWAHAASAAGMLRSVNPSVVAAFGACSLTRQCNSQAFQRHGRSTTTSDMIQEIGSAFKKLFES